In Heliangelus exortis chromosome Z, bHelExo1.hap1, whole genome shotgun sequence, a genomic segment contains:
- the LOC139789807 gene encoding E3 ubiquitin-protein ligase Topors-like codes for MADERQWCCPICYSHEEGIASLSPCRHQFCLGCAMRWLQQKKSCPLCRAEMTSIRFSERSDDDFLTFTASDPTEPWAEDEEDEQVAVEPVPRPLVGGFPPEVWADFFRSHPFNFRPLMPWLRRELRVIFENTWWMMHVVEVTVVARLCEYGLDEELLLEDLQYCVPGNPETFVRQLIETASEVCARELQQHLAQQNPATTPSSTNSSDTTPSSTSSSDRGPSSTTSPASGHSPTASPAASSSPTASHSRAPESILAFSSSLASSHVEEQPSSSEPAPCSGLSCPQSVPMPAEQEQLQEEPEVAVAGPSGQGGSCSPSPPSWVREHSPGASQHLPKRGALQPQDSSQPHKRPCHQQP; via the coding sequence ATGGCCGATGAGAGGCAGTGGTGCTGCCCCATCTGCTACAGCCACGAGGAGGGCATTGCCTCCCTGTCACCCTGCAGGCACCAATTTTGCCTGGGCTGTGCAATGCGCTGgctacaacagaaaaaaagctgcccCCTTTGCAGGGCAGAGATGACGTCCATCAGGTTCTCTGAGCGCTCAGATGATGATTTTCTGACGTTCACCGCTTCAGACCCtacagagccctgggctgaagatgaggaggatgagCAGGTGGCTGTAGAGCCAGTGCCCAGGCCTCTGGTGGGTGGCTTCCCCCCTGAGGTCTGGGCAGACTTTTTCAGAAGTCACCCATTTAACTTCAGGCCCCTGATGCCGTGGCTTCGAAGGGAGCTTAGGGTGATCTTTGAGAATACATGGTGGATGATGCATGTGGTAGAGGTCACCGTTGTGGCTCGTCTGTGTGAGTATGGGCTGGACGAGGAGCTATTGCTGGAGGACCTGCAGTACTGTGTGCCAGGAAACCCAGAGACATTCGTGCGCCAGCTCATTGAAACAGCATCAGAAGTGTGTGCCAgggagctccagcagcacctggcaCAGCAAAACCCTGCAACCACACCCAGCTCTACCAACAGCTCTGACACCACCCCCAGCTCCACCTCCAGCTCTGACAGGGGCCCCAGCTCTACCACCAGTCCTGCATCTGGccacagccccactgccagccctgcagccagctccagccccacGGCCTCCCACAGCAGGGCTCCTGAATCCATCCTGGCCttctccagcagcctggcaaGTTCCCACGTGGAGGAGCAACCCAGCTCGTCAGAGCCAGCCCCCTGCAGTGGTCTCAGCTGCCCCCAATCTGTGCCCatgcctgcagagcaggagcagctccaggaggagcCAGAGGTGGCAGTGGCAGGTCCCTCTGGACAGggtggcagctgcagcccctctcctcccagctgggTCAGGGAACACTCACCCGGGGCGTCCCAGCACCTCCCAAAGAggggagccctgcagccccaggactCTTCCCAGCCCCACAAGAGGCCATGCCACCAGCAGCCCTAG